Part of the Quercus robur chromosome 5, dhQueRobu3.1, whole genome shotgun sequence genome, AAATTTGTTTCAATTGCTTTTGTTTCCGAATTTGATTCTCACTAAAAGTGTTCCATAAAGttttttaaactattatttgtctttggaatttggattacaatatatatatatatatatatatatatatataactttcttTACCTCCTTTTcttattctaaataaaattaattgaaaaagcAGTTTTATGTAAGTATAAGCCCTTTTTTTAGCTTCCAACTTAAGTTTTGAATCAATGGATCaatcttttatttgtttatttagtaTCATTATTACTACTAATCATTTAATCAACTATGGTTACATTTGAGTAACACTTGGCCATCCTGTGATTTGAGTAAATTGGTATTTAatatgtacctttttttttgggatagaaaATATGTACTAATTTTGTTTCTCCTTTcctatcaaatcaaattttttgatTGTCCTTTGAAGTTTAAACCAATCAGCCTGATTTCCAGGCACATATTTCGATGGTCCAATGAGACTAATATAACTTAAGATGTTTTAAACATTGCCTCACACACTATTAGTGTATTTTTGGTCCTAGAagtgtatttgattttctttgataATTCATTTATGCCATTTTCATTTGAATGGGAAGAACCAAACAGTAACATACTTTTTTTTGGAGATCTTAATTGATTAATCTTTCGTTCAGATTATATGGTATGGAGCATGGCTGAAGAGATCTTGTGAAAACAAAGAATCATTAAGTACTAGCCTTgtaagttaaataattttttcaattttttttccttgtgttttatttaaatagcttagctttatttttatgtagttcACTTCTagatagactaaaataattcttcttaattttctccaaaaaaaaaaaattctccttaAGAAATTACATAGACCATATAAGTCAACAAAGTAAACCATGGGGCATTACTTTAGGGTAATGGGCCGCATGAGGTCCATCTACCACATGATTATTTGCCTTTAATTGCGTGATTAATGctcaagaaaattttaaatttttacttattCTTAGAATCTCcactatttagtatttatcaCAACGCTTCATTGACATGATGGTTACTTCATAAGTATAAATACTTCTAATTCTAAGGTGTGAGAGGGGTAAAAATCGAGGTTCAAGTCTCTGAGAACTCAACAcacatacacttagattaagctagtctaaagctaaaattcaatctcagataataaaaaaaatctcctcTATTTGACTTGATCTACTTAATAGTTTATAATcttcatattaaatattaaagatctaaatatatatctaatattatttatttaaaatttttaatgacaTGACATTATATATGTTGTTAAattttgaaggggaaaaaaaatattgatccTAAAATATACTCTCTTAATTCCTCTATTCTTAAATTCTTTTGATGCATGGAGCCAGAGGAGGGGAGTTTTCCTAGATTACAACTGGCATGGTATTTCACACTAATAAATATAAGCTATCTAATATTTActttttgagtttatatcagtaattatgtaataaataaattatatttattggtGTGGAGTATCATGTTGTCGTTTATTCTAtgaatacctaataatttttcatttttataattgtttaatCAATTAGAGTGGGAATTCTCCGATGATTTTAGCTCAAAAAAGATCATATAATGACTTCTTTTGTTAAGTATTTTGTCATAATTTGCATCCCTCATCAgattctctttaatttttttggcacTTCTCCTCTAATACCCTCTTCACTCTTGTCCTAGGTCTCAATGTTAACCAGTATATCAAGCATGGCTATCTTAGTTGAGCATAGCTTCTTTGATGCATATGCTGGAGAATCAAGAGATGGCTTCTCAGCCGTAAGGTTTTCCACTGGTGACACAATATCCATGAATGCAGCAATAACCTCTGATGGTGGAGACCTAAATGACCTTTCTTATGCATGCTTAGCATTATTCAAATCTCGCTTTCTAAAGATGGAAGGTGTTGCTGCTGGAGTTTGTTTGAAATGCCAAAGCAGCCCAAGGGTGGCATGTCTTTATGTGTGGAAGTCTCTCCAATTTTGTTACTCGTGGATTTTAAACTCGGATCATAGAAGTTCAATGCTGTTGCCTTATCTTGATCGTCTTTCTCTCGAATTTAAGTATGACATCTTTAAGGTAGTCTATGTTAATGGTGACAATGTACAAAATTTTCAGTCTTTATCTCCTATCGAAATGTTAGAGAATGGAGGAGAAAGCAAAGAAGGGCAGATCATGCAAAATTGAGTAATGCTCCCAAGGAATATGCATGTTGTCTCCCCTTTACTTTAGCATGCTTTATGCTATGTAAATGAATCATTCTGGTTTTATAAAGTGAAGGAATTTATGGCGACCTTAATACCATATTACTTTGGTTTTTCAACAAGAAATTTATTCTCCTCTCAATGTTGTTTTAAAAATCACGAGAAATTGGTGACAGCATATATTTCTCTAAGGGTTAATTATCATTTTGGTTCCTAGTTCCTATCGTTTGGACTGTATGTCAAAATGGTTTCTAACATTTTAAATGTATTAGTTTAGATTATAATATTTTGGTGATATGTTAAAATAGTTTTTGCCATTATAAGTGATAGATGAAAAATGTTGACATGAcaatgatcaaaataaaatgtgtttttgtatgTCACTCGAGCTTCCACATGCAGGGACGGAGTCAGAACTTTGAGTTGAGGGGGCGGTTTTACTGTTAACTGTGTGCAACGGTTTCAATCTTTGACTCTGCTACTATTTAGCtgctgagatttttttttttttggtgatggtaagaacaaaattatttttgtttagaattttttaaggGGCAGGGtcgtttattttaaataaaattggttaattgagctttttttttttttttttttaagttttaccattggtaatttttgttgttgggctattatttttgggcttgtatattttgttttagattttagatctataatttttttttttatagtcactaaaatgaggaaaatactagcgcaacaaacttttttttataaattattgatgtgataAGTGGTtactagtaagtaaaaaaatgatgtgagcGATGAGCCCATGTgagaactaataagaatttccTACCAAAACAGTTtgtaaaatgttgtaaaaaaatttgtgagtaTAACAcattattcttaaaataattaatgatattgtttaaggggaaaaaatgtaatttaaaattactaaaattagtacataattacataataataataatattttttaaaaaaaaattggggggccCATTGTCCCTCCTAGTCCAAAGGTAGCTACGTCCCTGTCCACGTGGACTAAGTACTAacatgtgaaaaagaaaaagaaaaaaaaaacacaaaaacacaaaaacaaacaaataaacctCACATCCATCTAGGCACGTAAGAATGGTAAGATACAGATTTGGGATTTCAAATCCCTAAATTACGTTAATGCACAGTACAAAATTTATAAGCTTTTAACTTTGGTGGAGTTTGGACCAAGAGCTTTGTGATTAGTGGTGTTGTTCAGTTCTTTCCACGAGGGGAGACATGTTTAAGTAATTacaaattctttctttttcccctttttttatttattttttattttttcaggcAATACAACTGTGGTGTGATGACGATAACGGATTGATGCTGAAAAGAACGAAAATTATTAATCAAATTTGtcataaatgtgagaaaaaaaaaaagtatcacaTCACTGTAACCTAGGTCCCGTGaggtaatgttgtttaaacaatcatttttattatttaaacaccacaacacgtattttcataatatttttttacttatacgtatttccacaacatttaaacaatattattggAAATCTCTTAAACGCCCTTAATAATTactcccaacaaaaaaaaaaaaaaaaatcttcaataaacaaagaaaaagatgagGCCCATGAGTTGATTGTCGAACGAGGACAGCCCATGATGCAGTTAAGCTGGGCTGGAATCTCCTCAAACAAAGGCCCCGAGTCAGGCAACCCCTAAAGCAAAAGGGGCCTTCATATTGGGATCGCAATCAACTTCAAGGGCTTCTCACAAGCTAAATGAAtcgattaaaattttatataaggTCCGATAGTTTAATAGATTGTGGCAAAGTATTGTTATCTGTATTTAAGTTAAACTCATCCGatttaagatttcttttttctcaaaattttcatgaAACAGCTTTCTTCGACTTCTAAAACAATGAAATTTTGAGTTGACATGAGATATATAATGAATAAAGTTGAGGACGGATTGGTTTTACCGTTTTagagtttatttatattaagcTTCGTAGAAAAAATGATTTGATCCAAAAACTTCCAAACCCATGATAAAAATtgccttttatatttattgtctAATTTGATATTTGAGTTTGAGAGAGCTTGGTACatattaactcaaaaaaaaaatattaactttttgagttaatatattttttcattgaatCAACAACACTCAAATCCAATTCAATCTTGACCCATTAAAACCTAATAAGGGACCCAATTAATTAAACAATATTATCTTTTCAAAGTTAATAGAGTTTTACTAACAAATGCCCTTTACACATctattaataaatcattttacgAAACttttatggtaaaataaaaaataactaatttttttgacaattttttcaatttgtcataaaactttcctaaaattgaTGATTAATGGATGTTCCTAAGGTATAAGGTTAACTAGATTATTATGCCAACGAATCTCGTCCTTGAGTGATTCTTTTGTGGCTACAACTAGTTAAAGACTCACCTTAATGAAAGCCTTTTTCTTACCAATTAAGTTCCACACTTTATTAGAGTCTATGGTTCAACACACGACATAATCAATCACTTGGGACCTTGCTTTCATTAAAATTAAGAGCTAAACCACAAATATAATCACCCTATTAGGAAGAATGCAACCGtaatagaaaaaggaagaatgaaaaagGATTATGTGCAACTAGGATTTCATATAGTTGTTGTGTCAAAAAGGGTTTCACATAGATAATGATATGGCATCACTTGATTGGTTCACCAAATTGTGTCCTTGTTCCCCTTTTTTAAACTACAAAGAGATGAACTGTAAATACGTTTAATCAAAAGGTGATAAATCATAATTTACTCtacttttgtatttttggtaTGAAATATACTGAAATCTCTTATCAAATTGTTATCAACCCATATTCTCTAACTTGGTTTGATATATTTGTCCCTATCTAATGTCCTTTTTGGAGTAAACCACTTTGATTGAATTTAGATTGAGGCCATTTCTATATAACTTATGCCAGTTAAAGACACATGTAGCTACATAAATgatttttcaatcattttaatCCAACcctacttgatttcttgaagaAATATACTTACACTTTAGAAGCCAAAGAACCTTTTAGTGGAACATGGCCCACATTGAGAATTAATTCAAAGTATTTCTACAATTGCTCTCCTTGCAAAAAATTGTATAGCATCATTGACTTTGAAGCCAAACTAACATAGACCcttatttgaaaattgaaattggagaacaaaaaaggaacttttataaaccaaattattcaaactttttaaagaatGGAAGAAAAGAGGGAAACTTGGGGACCCATGTTAGAAAGGTTGTAACCATTATGCCAGTCTCAGTCAAACTTATATAGGTCCCAACAAACATAGTATTCTCTCCAATCCAATATAAGCTAGGCATGTGAGAGATTTTCTCAAGGGTCGCTACCAAATGGGTTCTAGGCCCTAGTTGTGGTATAAAAATTAAAGCAAAGCAAAGAAAAGTTTGAATTCTCTTACGCGGTGAGACTAAAGAAAAGTATGGAAATGAGAAACGTAATTGGTTTATAAAGTTGGTTCCCCCCATATGTCTTTTTCCTGCtactctctttttcttgaggCTTTATTGGGACAACTACATCTACATGTTAAAGTTGAAAACTTTAGCTCTAAAcgtatttaaaaatgaaaattcgtTTTGcaccttttaaattttttttgaaacaaaaccttttaaattttaatttcatcttTCAGTTCATTGCCTTTTAAAATTATGTCATTAGTGACAATAAATCAATGGAGTTTTCCATTAAAAGCAATGTTTTGCTCGAGTGGTGAATGGCTCTGTGGTTTCTCCAGAGGAAATGGCACCTCTACAAGCTGTCTAGAGGAAATTTGGGCCTAAAGAGATGGGCTTACTTTAGCCTCAAAACTCcacattgaaaattttattatcaaactagTTGTGCGTTTTTTCTTATTTGCgcgttttttttttcagccgcaGTTGTTGACTATTCTTCAGTCAACAGTGCGCATCAGTGGCTATTCTTCAGTCAACAGTGCGCATCATTGGATCCGTACTGTTTACGGACCTACAAACTAGTATTAGTGGATCCGTGCACTGTTTACTGACCTACAAACTACatttttcagcaatttttttattaaaaataggtctcacggtattattcatacatttaaaaattattttactatcgtgtttttagttttcagtttttaatttttagcaaaaataagttgtattcaATCGGAATCTAGATGTTATCTAATGTTCAACTGAGGAAGAACTCTGTTGCTAACC contains:
- the LOC126726588 gene encoding uncharacterized protein LOC126726588 produces the protein MACFVPFNNRNLDVCLFIFRPTVVLVDEFIDALKQFSLCTETLGCVQNSIFKSIHGNMIIWYGAWLKRSCENKESLSTSLVSMLTSISSMAILVEHSFFDAYAGESRDGFSAVRFSTGDTISMNAAITSDGGDLNDLSYACLALFKSRFLKMEGVAAGVCLKCQSSPRVACLYVWKSLQFCYSWILNSDHRSSMLLPYLDRLSLEFKYDIFKVVYVNGDNVQNFQSLSPIEMLENGGESKEGQIMQN